One part of the Arachidicoccus terrestris genome encodes these proteins:
- a CDS encoding MFS transporter produces the protein MRQIVESNSRASTIIAFVLIPLSGLATDVYIPSLPDMASAFHVGSVSIQQTLILFLISYGVAQFFAGSILDSFGRYRIGLISLFVFTISNFFIIHAHSLEMVYAMRIVQGISTAFIVVGKRAFFVDVFTGEKQKHYTSLLTIVWATAPITAPFLGGFLQSSFGWTSNFYLLGIYSGLMLILELIYGGETLRYPVAFKGKKIVDVYKKLIGTFDFSFGILVLGLSYSIVMVFGMSVPFIVEHKYHLSPVVTGYCALLSGTALLFGGVIGKALKKGSIPVNASKANLLQLGLIFLMMISSSLFNQLPLTMVFVVLIHLMVGLVYNLFFTYCLTRFPKNAGMASGITSGGSYMVTSVFSTVVLAIIHVTNEQSLALCYLTLAVLAAVTLLAIRLRTGASGKKLALLKAK, from the coding sequence ATGAGGCAGATTGTAGAAAGTAACAGCAGGGCCAGCACAATTATCGCATTTGTGCTGATACCTTTATCCGGTCTGGCCACGGATGTATATATACCTTCCTTACCGGATATGGCCAGCGCATTTCATGTGGGTTCGGTAAGCATTCAGCAGACCTTGATCTTATTTTTGATCAGCTACGGGGTAGCTCAGTTTTTTGCCGGAAGCATATTGGACAGTTTCGGACGATACCGGATCGGGCTTATTTCCCTATTTGTGTTCACGATCAGTAACTTCTTTATCATTCATGCACACAGCCTGGAAATGGTATATGCGATGCGTATTGTTCAGGGTATATCCACGGCTTTTATTGTCGTAGGTAAGCGCGCTTTTTTCGTGGATGTATTTACAGGAGAAAAGCAAAAACACTACACCAGTTTACTGACCATCGTCTGGGCAACAGCCCCTATTACTGCTCCCTTCCTGGGTGGATTCCTGCAATCTAGTTTTGGCTGGACATCTAACTTTTATTTATTAGGGATATACAGTGGCTTGATGTTGATCCTTGAACTGATATATGGGGGTGAAACCCTGCGTTATCCGGTGGCGTTTAAAGGAAAAAAGATTGTAGATGTCTATAAAAAACTGATTGGTACATTTGATTTCAGTTTTGGTATTCTGGTGTTAGGTCTAAGTTATTCCATCGTCATGGTATTTGGCATGTCTGTCCCATTTATCGTAGAACATAAATATCACTTATCGCCCGTGGTAACTGGTTATTGTGCGTTACTTTCAGGAACCGCTTTATTATTCGGAGGCGTAATTGGTAAAGCGCTAAAGAAAGGAAGCATTCCTGTGAATGCCAGCAAGGCCAACTTATTACAGTTAGGATTGATATTTTTAATGATGATCTCTTCGTCGCTGTTTAATCAATTGCCACTCACGATGGTATTTGTCGTCTTAATTCACTTAATGGTCGGACTGGTCTATAACCTGTTTTTTACGTACTGCCTGACCAGGTTCCCTAAAAATGCCGGAATGGCCAGTGGTATAACCAGCGGTGGTTCTTATATGGTGACCTCGGTCTTTAGTACCGTGGTACTGGCTATCATACATGTAACCAATGAGCAGTCTCTTGCTTTATGTTATCTGACACTGGCGGTATTGGCCGCCGTCACGTTATTGGCGATTCGCTTGCGTACAGGTGCTTCAGGTAAAAAGCTGGCTTTACTGAAAGCTAAATAA